Proteins from one Chitinophaga oryzae genomic window:
- the nadA gene encoding quinolinate synthase NadA translates to MITEIAVAKKNLQHNGFLDIPVDPALDLFAAIENLKKEKNAIVLAHYYQEPDIQDVADYIGDSLGLSQQAAKTDADIIVFAGVHFMAETAKILSPQKKVLLPDLKAGCSLADSAPPELFKKFRDKYPDHIVISYINCSAGIKALSDIICTSSNAEKIIESVPKDQPIIFAPDRNLGSYLIKKTGRDMVLWNGACMVHEIFSLEKITKLKTQHPKAKIIAHPECEPAVLAVADYIGSTTGLLKFSKKDDAQEYIVVTETGILHQMQKENPGKTFIPAPPNNACACNDCPHMKLNTLEKLYLCMEYEQPEITMEESLRIAAKKPIERMLEISERAGL, encoded by the coding sequence ATGATTACTGAAATCGCTGTCGCGAAAAAAAATTTGCAGCATAACGGATTTTTGGATATACCGGTTGACCCAGCTCTGGACCTGTTTGCAGCGATCGAAAATCTGAAAAAGGAAAAAAACGCGATCGTACTGGCGCACTATTACCAGGAGCCCGACATCCAGGATGTGGCCGATTATATCGGAGACAGTCTTGGCCTCAGTCAACAAGCTGCCAAAACGGATGCCGATATTATTGTTTTTGCCGGCGTGCACTTTATGGCTGAAACGGCAAAAATTCTGAGCCCGCAGAAAAAAGTACTCTTGCCCGACCTGAAAGCAGGATGTTCCCTGGCAGACAGTGCGCCTCCCGAACTTTTTAAAAAATTCCGTGACAAGTACCCTGATCACATCGTGATTTCCTATATCAACTGTTCGGCAGGTATCAAGGCACTGAGCGATATCATCTGCACTTCTTCCAATGCAGAAAAAATTATTGAAAGTGTTCCGAAAGACCAACCGATCATTTTTGCACCTGACCGTAACCTGGGATCTTACCTGATTAAGAAAACAGGCCGCGATATGGTTTTGTGGAACGGCGCCTGCATGGTGCACGAAATTTTTTCACTGGAGAAAATCACGAAACTGAAAACACAGCATCCGAAAGCGAAAATTATTGCACATCCGGAATGTGAGCCGGCGGTACTGGCGGTGGCCGATTACATTGGTTCCACCACAGGTTTGTTGAAGTTCAGCAAAAAAGACGATGCCCAGGAATATATCGTGGTAACAGAAACCGGTATTCTGCATCAGATGCAGAAAGAAAATCCGGGGAAGACTTTTATTCCGGCCCCGCCAAATAATGCATGTGCTTGTAATGACTGTCCACACATGAAATTGAATACGCTTGAGAAGCTGTATCTGTGCATGGAATACGAACAGCCGGAAATTACGATGGAAGAAAGCCTGAGAATCGCCGCTAAAAAGCCGATAGAGCGAATGCTGGAGATCAGTGAACGCGCTGGACTTTGA